In Desulfatiglans anilini DSM 4660, a single genomic region encodes these proteins:
- a CDS encoding FmdB family zinc ribbon protein, producing the protein MPIYEFRCLQCGAFVEKLLTRSEEPVELVCPECRSESFERVVSRTNYVMGVGPGGKSPKITAKSCGSGNQCMTLDLPGPGK; encoded by the coding sequence ATGCCTATCTACGAGTTTCGCTGCCTGCAGTGCGGGGCGTTTGTCGAGAAACTGTTGACGCGCTCGGAGGAGCCGGTCGAGCTGGTTTGTCCTGAGTGCCGGTCCGAATCCTTCGAGCGGGTGGTTAGCCGGACCAATTATGTCATGGGGGTCGGACCCGGGGGTAAATCACCAAAAATTACTGCGAAGTCATGTGGTTCAGGCAACCAGTGTATGACTCTGGATCTTCCCGGTCCGGGAAAATAG
- a CDS encoding DVU0298 family protein — MPVGTCSCGAVYACDVTGRHSGEALIESLVFSCDMDWDLAWNLLPEEDYLYEIVDHYDLANHVIVPGGFFEGRRISGVLFFVRLHKDVLEVSADGVRRKMEDAVPTFYERKMRRRPVKRRVSKTELEQLVRDFNADALIELAREDPKIIRMVQRFLYSGDRLFRQRAADLLGRIAAVVGESEPKAVSNLLQNLFYAVSDTAASTWGAFEAIGEIIARKPDLFAGYMPQLYPFLTDATRRSQTVQALARIAASVPQLLRKITFHFIPLLKDPDPEVRGQTVRLLGYLQASELKDDMVELLPDEHELILYDSGRLERTSVGAIAAEALRRL, encoded by the coding sequence ATGCCTGTTGGAACCTGCAGTTGCGGGGCGGTTTATGCCTGTGATGTCACAGGTCGCCACAGCGGGGAGGCTTTGATCGAGTCTCTGGTTTTCTCCTGTGACATGGACTGGGATTTGGCCTGGAATCTGCTGCCGGAAGAGGACTACCTGTACGAGATCGTGGACCATTACGACCTCGCAAATCACGTGATCGTTCCGGGGGGTTTCTTCGAGGGGCGGCGTATTTCCGGGGTTCTTTTTTTCGTTCGGCTGCACAAAGATGTCCTGGAGGTGAGCGCAGACGGCGTCAGGCGAAAAATGGAGGATGCCGTTCCTACCTTTTACGAGCGCAAGATGCGCAGACGCCCGGTGAAGCGCAGGGTCTCCAAGACGGAACTGGAGCAGCTGGTCCGGGATTTTAACGCCGATGCCCTGATCGAACTCGCCCGCGAGGACCCGAAGATCATCCGCATGGTGCAGAGGTTCCTCTACTCGGGGGATCGGCTTTTCAGACAGCGTGCAGCCGATTTGCTGGGTCGTATTGCGGCTGTGGTAGGGGAATCTGAGCCAAAGGCGGTTTCGAATCTTCTGCAAAATCTGTTTTACGCGGTTTCGGACACAGCGGCATCGACATGGGGCGCCTTCGAGGCGATCGGCGAGATCATTGCCCGTAAACCCGACCTTTTTGCCGGTTATATGCCACAGCTCTATCCCTTTCTCACGGATGCGACGCGCCGATCCCAGACGGTGCAGGCGCTGGCGAGAATAGCAGCCTCCGTCCCTCAGTTGCTGCGCAAGATCACCTTCCACTTCATTCCGCTTTTGAAAGACCCGGACCCGGAGGTCCGTGGACAGACGGTCAGACTGCTCGGATATCTGCAGGCCAGTGAACTGAAGGACGATATGGTCGAGCTTCTGCCGGATGAACACGAACTCATCCTTTATGATTCCGGGCGTCTCGAAAGGACGTCTGTCGGAGCGATCGCTGCGGAGGCTCTACGGCGTCTATGA
- a CDS encoding YkgJ family cysteine cluster protein produces MISLDTPSLQHDLFERYRELAAAADGAFRRFQSDYSDRVLCQPGCRDCCHAVFGLFLIEAVWIHSHFEDLSRKDRRPALLRCEKSRKEIERLRTRILPFADDPFRSNRLMAQERVRCPMLLPTGLCLIYPWRPITCRIYGIPTVIQGRIRYCPKSGFGPDEAYPAFSLDTVFRELYQLSRSLLAGLEQGDPLKADLLVSLPAVLGQPLERLVKTHFGWS; encoded by the coding sequence GTGATCTCTCTCGACACCCCAAGCCTTCAGCACGACCTTTTCGAGCGCTATCGAGAGCTGGCCGCTGCAGCCGACGGTGCCTTTCGGAGATTCCAGTCCGATTACAGCGATCGCGTCCTCTGCCAACCTGGCTGCCGGGATTGCTGCCATGCCGTGTTCGGGCTCTTCCTGATCGAAGCTGTATGGATCCACTCGCATTTCGAGGATCTTTCCCGCAAAGACCGGCGTCCGGCGCTGCTTCGCTGTGAAAAGAGCCGCAAAGAGATCGAAAGACTTCGAACGCGGATCCTGCCGTTTGCAGACGACCCCTTCCGATCCAACCGTCTGATGGCCCAGGAGCGGGTCCGGTGTCCAATGCTCCTCCCCACGGGCCTGTGCCTCATCTACCCTTGGCGGCCCATCACCTGCCGTATCTATGGGATCCCGACCGTTATCCAAGGGCGCATCCGTTACTGCCCGAAGTCAGGTTTCGGGCCTGATGAGGCCTATCCCGCATTCTCTCTGGATACCGTTTTCCGCGAACTGTATCAGCTTTCCAGATCCCTGCTGGCAGGGCTGGAACAAGGCGATCCCCTCAAGGCCGACCTGCTGGTCTCCCTGCCGGCTGTGCTCGGTCAGCCGCTTGAAAGGCTCGTAAAGACGCACTTTGGATGGTCCTGA
- a CDS encoding tetratricopeptide repeat protein gives MKVPQDSEAFIAEQKEILKSNPECANTSYNLGVSLMEGGHLDEAIKVFNDAIGNSVRMFEAYVNLGYIYFKKGDLERVAEVNLKAIELEPRYARGYANLGFAYLQMSRTDEAIEALKKAIELNPKIAQAWNNLVNAYLQKEEVEKAIETGQELVALAPDFALGHNNLAFAYYAAENYAKAIEHLDRAIALGFEAHPEFIKRLLPYRKP, from the coding sequence ATGAAAGTACCGCAGGATTCCGAAGCGTTTATCGCGGAGCAAAAAGAGATTCTGAAGTCCAATCCCGAATGCGCCAATACCAGTTACAACCTGGGGGTCTCCCTGATGGAGGGAGGCCACCTGGACGAAGCCATCAAGGTCTTCAACGACGCCATCGGGAACAGCGTCAGGATGTTCGAGGCGTATGTAAACCTCGGGTATATCTATTTCAAGAAAGGCGATCTCGAACGGGTCGCCGAGGTCAACCTGAAGGCCATCGAACTGGAGCCACGTTATGCAAGGGGCTACGCCAATCTGGGATTCGCCTACCTGCAGATGAGCCGAACGGATGAGGCGATCGAGGCCCTGAAAAAGGCCATCGAACTCAACCCGAAGATCGCCCAGGCCTGGAACAACCTGGTGAATGCCTACCTGCAGAAAGAGGAGGTCGAGAAGGCGATCGAAACCGGTCAGGAGCTCGTCGCGCTTGCACCGGATTTCGCACTGGGGCACAACAACCTCGCCTTCGCCTACTATGCAGCCGAAAACTACGCCAAGGCGATCGAACACCTGGACCGAGCGATCGCTCTCGGGTTCGAGGCTCACCCTGAATTTATCAAACGGCTGCTCCCCTACCGGAAACCTTAA
- a CDS encoding dissimilatory sulfite reductase D family protein, with the protein MEDIKKAIMDFATSSKKSKFYFKDMEKAVQESMPEAKSREIKKAATALINEEKLIYFSTGSSTMYGLKGRGQTEDH; encoded by the coding sequence ATGGAAGATATCAAAAAGGCCATCATGGACTTTGCTACATCAAGCAAAAAGTCCAAATTCTATTTCAAAGATATGGAAAAGGCCGTTCAGGAATCCATGCCGGAAGCAAAGTCCCGCGAGATCAAGAAGGCGGCGACGGCGCTGATCAACGAAGAGAAGCTGATCTATTTTTCGACCGGAAGCAGCACGATGTACGGCCTGAAAGGCAGGGGTCAGACGGAAGACCACTAG
- the dsrB gene encoding dissimilatory-type sulfite reductase subunit beta: MALSTERLGLYNPEKPMENRITDLGPRHFWQYFPPIIRNNYGKWTHHEILEPGILVHFSETGDKVFTVRCGGCRFMTVEHVREICDIADKYCEGHMRFTTRNNIEFLVDSSDKLEALKKDLMSRKHVSGSYKFPIGGTGAGLTNIVHTQGYIHCHTPATDASSMVKAVMDDLFDYFQGMTLPAQVRVSMACCLNMCGAVHCSDIALLGYHRKPPIVDAEVLESVCEIPLVIAACPTGAISPAKTESGKKAVKIKEERCMFCGNCYTMCMALPLSDKEGDGVTILAGGKISNRISPPKFSKVVVPFLPNNFPRYPEVCETVKQIIEAYASDAKKYERVGDWAERIGWEKFFEKTNIPFTEHLIDDYRLQYDTYRTSTQFKYTEAAWEVSRAAGGIED, translated from the coding sequence ATGGCTCTATCAACCGAAAGACTCGGACTCTATAACCCTGAAAAACCCATGGAAAACCGCATTACCGACCTCGGTCCGCGGCATTTCTGGCAGTACTTTCCCCCGATCATCCGGAACAACTACGGCAAGTGGACCCACCACGAAATCCTCGAACCCGGCATCCTGGTCCACTTCTCCGAGACCGGAGACAAGGTCTTCACCGTGCGCTGCGGCGGCTGCCGTTTTATGACCGTCGAACACGTCCGCGAGATCTGCGATATCGCCGACAAGTACTGCGAAGGGCACATGCGTTTCACCACCCGGAACAACATCGAATTCCTGGTGGACAGCTCCGACAAGCTCGAGGCCTTGAAAAAGGACCTCATGAGCCGCAAGCACGTCTCCGGCAGCTACAAGTTCCCCATCGGCGGGACCGGCGCCGGCCTGACCAACATTGTTCACACGCAGGGTTACATCCACTGCCATACCCCGGCAACGGATGCCTCCTCCATGGTCAAAGCCGTGATGGACGATCTTTTCGACTATTTCCAGGGCATGACCCTGCCGGCGCAGGTCCGCGTTTCCATGGCCTGCTGCCTGAATATGTGCGGCGCCGTGCACTGCTCCGATATCGCCCTGCTCGGGTATCACCGCAAGCCGCCGATCGTCGATGCGGAGGTCCTGGAATCGGTCTGCGAGATCCCGCTGGTCATCGCGGCCTGTCCGACCGGCGCCATCTCCCCGGCCAAGACGGAATCCGGGAAAAAGGCGGTCAAGATCAAGGAAGAACGCTGCATGTTCTGCGGCAATTGCTACACCATGTGCATGGCCTTGCCGCTTTCGGACAAAGAGGGCGACGGCGTGACCATCCTGGCCGGCGGCAAGATCTCCAACCGGATCTCGCCTCCCAAATTTTCCAAGGTCGTGGTGCCCTTCCTGCCCAACAACTTCCCCAGGTATCCTGAGGTATGTGAAACCGTCAAGCAGATCATCGAAGCCTATGCCTCCGACGCCAAAAAATACGAGCGGGTCGGCGACTGGGCCGAGCGGATCGGCTGGGAAAAGTTCTTCGAAAAGACGAACATCCCCTTCACCGAGCACCTCATCGATGATTACCGCTTGCAGTACGATACCTACAGAACCTCCACGCAGTTCAAATACACCGAGGCTGCTTGGGAGGTTTCGAGGGCCGCCGGCGGGATCGAGGACTAA
- the dsrA gene encoding dissimilatory-type sulfite reductase subunit alpha gives MAFEPKEEQKELKYQELRIYKDDELKNYTEEELKSFKVKHPTPLLDDLEKGPWPSFVADAKRQALHRRKLSTDRMLIERDVVEDMLGQLEDSFNDGETHWKHGGIVGVFGYGGGVIGRYSDMPEKYPSIAHFHTMRVNQPASKFYNTDYLRSLCDLWEYRGSGLMNMHGSTGDIIFLGTFTEQLEPIFYELTHILQQDLGGSGSNLRTPSCCIGKARCEWSCIDTQDMCYELTHHYQDELHRPAFPYKFKFKFDGCPNGCVASIARSDMSFIGTWRDNIRIDQEAVKAYIGGEIPPNAGAHKGRDWGKFDIQKEVIDLCPTQCMWMEDGKLKIDDKECTRCMHCINVMPKALRPGLDTGVSLLFGAKAPILEGAQMSVLTIPFMKAEPPYDNIKEIVEKVWDWWMEEGKNRERLGELIQRYGIPKFLEVLEIPPMPQMVKEPRSNPYIFWKEEDVPGGWQRDINDYRSRHKR, from the coding sequence ATGGCTTTCGAACCAAAAGAAGAGCAAAAAGAACTAAAATATCAAGAGCTTCGCATCTACAAGGATGACGAACTCAAAAACTACACCGAGGAAGAGCTGAAGAGCTTCAAGGTCAAACACCCCACCCCGCTGCTGGACGACCTCGAGAAAGGTCCGTGGCCGAGCTTCGTCGCCGATGCCAAACGCCAGGCCCTTCATCGCCGCAAACTCTCCACCGACCGGATGCTGATCGAAAGAGACGTCGTGGAAGACATGCTCGGTCAGTTGGAAGACTCTTTCAACGACGGCGAGACCCACTGGAAGCACGGCGGCATCGTGGGCGTCTTCGGATACGGCGGCGGCGTCATCGGCCGTTACTCCGACATGCCCGAGAAGTACCCCTCGATCGCCCATTTCCACACGATGCGTGTCAACCAGCCCGCCAGCAAGTTCTACAACACCGATTATCTCCGCTCCCTTTGCGACCTCTGGGAATATCGCGGCAGCGGGTTGATGAACATGCACGGTTCGACCGGCGACATCATCTTCCTCGGGACCTTCACCGAACAGCTCGAGCCCATTTTTTACGAACTGACCCATATCCTCCAGCAGGACTTGGGCGGATCGGGCTCGAACCTCCGGACCCCATCCTGCTGCATCGGCAAGGCCCGCTGTGAATGGTCCTGCATCGACACGCAGGATATGTGCTACGAGTTGACCCATCACTATCAGGATGAACTTCACAGACCGGCGTTCCCGTACAAGTTCAAATTCAAGTTCGACGGCTGCCCCAACGGCTGCGTCGCCTCCATCGCCCGCTCCGATATGTCCTTCATCGGCACCTGGCGCGACAACATCCGGATCGACCAGGAAGCGGTCAAGGCCTACATCGGCGGCGAGATTCCGCCCAACGCCGGTGCCCACAAGGGCAGGGACTGGGGTAAATTCGACATCCAGAAGGAAGTCATCGACCTCTGCCCGACCCAGTGCATGTGGATGGAAGACGGCAAGCTCAAGATCGACGACAAGGAATGCACTCGCTGCATGCATTGCATCAACGTTATGCCCAAGGCCCTCCGGCCGGGCCTGGATACGGGCGTGAGCCTCCTTTTCGGCGCCAAGGCCCCTATTCTCGAAGGCGCCCAGATGTCCGTGCTGACCATTCCCTTTATGAAGGCGGAGCCCCCGTACGACAATATCAAAGAAATCGTCGAAAAGGTCTGGGATTGGTGGATGGAAGAGGGGAAAAACCGCGAGCGACTGGGCGAACTGATCCAGCGTTACGGCATTCCCAAGTTTCTCGAGGTCCTGGAGATTCCTCCGATGCCCCAAATGGTCAAAGAGCCGCGCAGCAACCCCTATATCTTCTGGAAAGAGGAAGACGTTCCCGGCGGCTGGCAGCGCGACATCAACGACTACCGATCCAGACACAAGAGATAG
- a CDS encoding cobyrinate a,c-diamide synthase: MYLIPPRISISALRGGSGKTLLSLGLASAWEARGLSVAPFKKGPDFIDAGWMSFAAGRPCRNLDPFLMTREQVIRSFALHASGLDCALVEGNRGLFDGLDVTGCCSTAELAKWLRSPVILVVDVTMSTRTVAAVVKGCQVFDPDLRVCGVILNRVAGPRQENLVREAVATYCGIPVVGSVPKLGKNLFPERHMGLVPHQEREEGRRAVAWTKEVVETHVDLAAIEEIMARQGSGDLQVPEEEASSAILPLSKVRIGYILDRSFWFYYPENLEALERLGARLIRLDAMEDPALPPLDGLYIGGGFPETQAAALAANAGFRTSLRSAVEKGLPVYAECGGLMYLGEALEIEQAVYPMVGALPVAFELMKRPQGHGYTVLRADAPNPFFKEGTVIRGHEFHYSRPRLTRPLEARFAFKVERGHGIDGVRDGLWVKNLLGVYTHVHAAGDDLWARRLVEMAREFGGTDREFFHE; encoded by the coding sequence ATGTACTTGATACCCCCCAGAATCTCGATCAGTGCGCTGCGCGGAGGGAGCGGCAAAACGCTACTTTCCCTCGGACTGGCATCGGCGTGGGAGGCGCGGGGGTTGTCGGTCGCACCCTTCAAGAAGGGGCCGGATTTCATCGATGCCGGATGGATGTCTTTCGCTGCCGGTCGGCCATGCCGGAATCTGGATCCTTTCTTGATGACGCGGGAACAGGTCATCCGTTCGTTTGCGCTTCATGCAAGCGGGTTGGATTGCGCTCTGGTGGAGGGGAACAGGGGCCTTTTCGATGGTCTGGATGTGACGGGTTGTTGCAGCACCGCTGAACTGGCCAAATGGCTTCGAAGCCCGGTCATTCTGGTGGTGGATGTGACCATGAGCACCCGGACCGTGGCCGCTGTCGTCAAGGGCTGTCAGGTCTTCGACCCCGATCTGCGGGTCTGCGGTGTCATCTTGAACCGGGTCGCCGGGCCGAGACAGGAAAACCTGGTCCGTGAGGCTGTTGCAACCTACTGCGGCATCCCGGTGGTGGGAAGCGTTCCCAAACTCGGGAAAAACCTTTTTCCAGAGAGGCACATGGGCCTGGTTCCTCATCAGGAAAGGGAAGAGGGGCGCAGGGCTGTCGCATGGACGAAAGAGGTGGTCGAGACCCATGTCGATCTGGCGGCCATTGAGGAGATTATGGCCAGGCAAGGCTCCGGGGATCTGCAAGTCCCCGAAGAGGAGGCCTCGTCCGCGATTCTGCCTCTTTCAAAGGTCCGCATCGGCTACATCCTCGACCGGTCATTCTGGTTCTATTATCCAGAGAACCTGGAGGCCCTCGAGCGGCTGGGCGCCCGTCTCATCAGACTCGATGCCATGGAAGACCCTGCTCTGCCGCCGCTCGACGGCCTTTACATCGGCGGCGGGTTTCCGGAGACACAGGCCGCCGCGCTCGCGGCCAATGCGGGGTTTCGCACGTCCCTAAGGTCGGCGGTTGAAAAAGGGTTGCCGGTTTATGCCGAGTGTGGCGGGCTCATGTATCTTGGAGAGGCGCTCGAGATTGAACAGGCGGTCTATCCGATGGTCGGAGCGCTTCCGGTGGCATTCGAACTGATGAAACGGCCGCAGGGGCACGGATATACCGTGCTGCGGGCCGACGCGCCCAACCCGTTTTTCAAGGAAGGTACCGTTATCCGGGGACACGAGTTTCACTATTCGCGGCCTCGGTTGACTCGTCCTCTGGAGGCGCGTTTCGCCTTCAAGGTCGAGCGCGGCCACGGGATCGACGGCGTGCGGGACGGACTCTGGGTCAAAAATCTCTTGGGGGTTTACACGCACGTACACGCTGCGGGGGACGACCTCTGGGCCCGGAGGCTCGTTGAAATGGCTAGGGAATTCGGAGGGACAGATAGGGAATTTTTTCACGAATAG
- a CDS encoding TusE/DsrC/DsvC family sulfur relay protein, whose product MPTVEFEGNTFQVDEDGFIDDFNNWNETWVQYVKGTEGIEELTDEHWKVINVLQEYYKKNGIAPMVRILSKVTGYKLKYIYELFPSGPGKGACKMAGLPKPTGCV is encoded by the coding sequence ATGCCCACGGTAGAATTTGAAGGTAACACCTTCCAGGTCGATGAAGATGGGTTCATCGATGACTTCAATAACTGGAACGAAACTTGGGTGCAATACGTAAAGGGCACGGAAGGGATCGAGGAACTGACCGACGAGCACTGGAAGGTCATCAATGTGCTTCAGGAGTACTACAAGAAAAACGGCATCGCTCCGATGGTGCGGATTCTTTCCAAGGTCACGGGCTACAAGCTGAAATATATCTATGAGCTTTTTCCATCGGGCCCGGGCAAAGGCGCCTGTAAAATGGCCGGTTTGCCCAAACCGACTGGATGCGTTTAG
- a CDS encoding nitrilase-related carbon-nitrogen hydrolase, whose translation MENLRVAAVCMHAIPQAIERNLDRMERLAREAAARMAEVICFPELAVTGYKAKPPVPALEGEDWEKAVARLSAIAQDTGAVILAGLVEGAQGRSPCITQAVIAPAGILGLYRKTHLSPPEKATYHPGAELPVFSFKNSSFGIQICYETHFPEISTALALQGAEILFMPHASPRGTPEEKRNSWMRHLQARAFDNGVFAVACNQVGSTGDGLSFPGVALILGPDGHVLAEYAGRQEQVLIADLKASHLQAIRSHRMRYFLPNRRPDLYGSISRKPR comes from the coding sequence ATGGAAAACCTGCGCGTCGCTGCGGTTTGCATGCATGCCATTCCGCAGGCCATCGAGCGAAATCTGGATCGTATGGAGCGGCTCGCCCGCGAGGCGGCCGCACGCATGGCTGAGGTGATCTGCTTCCCTGAGTTGGCCGTAACCGGATACAAGGCAAAGCCGCCCGTGCCCGCGCTGGAAGGAGAAGACTGGGAAAAGGCGGTTGCGCGGCTTTCAGCGATCGCTCAAGACACCGGGGCAGTTATCCTGGCCGGGCTCGTCGAGGGGGCCCAGGGGCGTTCCCCTTGCATCACCCAGGCGGTGATCGCCCCGGCAGGCATCCTCGGGTTGTATCGGAAAACCCACCTCTCGCCGCCCGAAAAGGCAACCTATCATCCCGGGGCCGAACTTCCGGTTTTTTCCTTCAAAAACAGCTCGTTCGGCATCCAGATCTGCTACGAAACCCATTTCCCGGAGATCTCGACGGCATTGGCGCTGCAAGGCGCGGAGATTCTCTTCATGCCTCATGCCTCCCCGCGGGGCACCCCCGAGGAAAAGCGCAACAGCTGGATGCGGCACCTCCAGGCACGGGCTTTCGACAACGGCGTCTTCGCCGTTGCATGCAATCAGGTGGGCAGTACAGGGGACGGACTGTCCTTCCCCGGCGTTGCACTGATCCTCGGTCCGGACGGGCATGTTTTGGCGGAGTACGCCGGCCGGCAGGAGCAGGTCCTCATCGCGGACCTGAAGGCCAGCCACCTGCAAGCCATCCGCTCCCACCGGATGAGGTACTTCCTCCCCAACCGCCGGCCGGATCTCTACGGGAGCATCTCGAGAAAACCCCGTTGA